Proteins encoded within one genomic window of Glycine soja cultivar W05 chromosome 1, ASM419377v2, whole genome shotgun sequence:
- the LOC114407035 gene encoding uncharacterized protein LOC114407035 codes for MESGALVSSEKEGQQGASYTYWVRKITEDAAPLPVPRKLNPEDVPPCHSQSQSRSATLGSAWNRAGTWEEKSLNNWATPRIKELLISLGSIQFSFGRAEVEDVTKCVGDAFMVIVRNKKRVGYTYELSLKVKGEWIIQGEKKFVGGHIDVPEFSFGELDELQVEVRLSEARDILHQDKTQICNDLKLFLQPVREKLLQFEQELKDR; via the exons ATGGAGTCTGGAGCCCTAGTGTCGTCCGAGAAAGAAGGGCAGCAAGGAGCCTCGTATACGTACTGGGTTAGGAAAATAACGGAAGATGCAGCGCCTTTGCCTGTGCCTCGTAAGCTCAACCCAGAAGATGTTCCCCCTTGTCATTCTCAATCTCAATCTCGGTCTGCCACGCTTGGCTCAGCTTGGAATCGC GCTGGGACATGGGAGGAGAAAAGTCTAAACAATTGGGCAACTCCGAGAATTAAG GAGTTGCTTATCTCATTAGGCTCCATACAGTTCTCCTTTGGCAGAGCAGAAGTAGAAGATGTAACAAAATGTGTTGGCGAT GCATTCATGGTGATAGTTCGGAACAAGAAACGTGTTGGTTACACATATGAGTTGAGCTTAAAAGTCAAAG GGGAATGGATCATACAAGGAGAGAAGAAGTTCGTTGGGGGTCATATAGATGTCCCAGAATTCTCATTTGGTGAACTAGATGAATTGCAG gTTGAAGTGAGACTGAGTGAAGCAAGGGATATCTTGCATCAAGACAAGACACAGATTTGCAACGACTTGAAGCTATTTTTACAGCCTGTTCGGGAAAAGTTGCTTCAATTTGAACAGGAACTcaaagatagatag
- the LOC114407055 gene encoding chloroplast envelope membrane protein-like isoform X2: MVEAEAEAEGEGESTQELSEGDKFEAWKQRAEAIVELREAQEDGRNQAYRKWEDWLLDGDGTNGEDNTSSWEQEMRDYRENVRADSGDVPAEKGIVESARYLIFGREDDDMLYEDRVFQYASSNSAKFLAVLIIVPWAMDFLVHDYILMPFLDRYVKTVPLAAQMLDVRRYQKLQIIEELRTERGRFELEVEIGKSPPLSDDEVWWELRHKALELREEWRLENRRAFANIWSDTVYGISLFIILYFNKSKVALLKFTGYKIINNISDTGKAFLIILITDIFLGYHSESGWQTLLEIIVEHYGLEVDQSAITIFICLIPVVIDACVKLWLFKFLPRLSPRVTNIFREMKRH, encoded by the exons ATGGTAGAGGCTGAGGCTGAGGCTGAGGGCGAGGGTGAGAGCACACAAGAGTTATCTGAGGGCGACAAGTTTGAGGCATGGAAGCAGAGAGCTGAAGCAATTGTGGAGCTAAGGGAAGCCCAAGAAGATGGGAGGAACCAAGCCTATAGGAAATGGGAAGACTGGCTTTTGGATGGGGATGGGACTAATGGGGAGGATAACACTTCTTCTTGGGAGCAGGAGATGAGGGACTATAGGGAGAATGTGCGAGCTGATTCCGGTGATGTTCCCGCGGAAAAGGGGATCGTAGAGTCCGCTAGGTATTTGATTTTCGGAAGGGAAGATGATGACATGCTTTATGAAGACCGTGTTTTCCAGTACGCCTCATCAAATTCG GCTAAATTTTTGGCAGTGTTGATTATTGTACCTTGGGCAATGGACTTTCTGGTTCATGACTATATACTTATGCCATTTTTAGACAG ATATGTGAAGACTGTACCACTTGCAGCACAAATGCTTGATGTGAGAAGATATCAAAAACTTCAAATAATTGAGGAATTAAGAACTGAGAGGGGACGATTTGAGCTTGAGGTTGAGATTGGTAAATCTCCACCTCTTTCTGATGATGAGGTTTGGTGGGAATTAAGGCATAAAGC ATTAGAGTTGAGAGAAGAGTGGAGACTGGAAAATCGCAGAGCATTTGCCAACATATGGTCAGATACAGTTTACGGgatctctttatttattattttatacttcaATAAGAGTAAA GTAGCTTTGCTCAAATTTACAGgttataaaattatcaataacatTTCAGATACTGGGAAGGCTTTTCTAATTATACTGATCACAGATATATTCTTAGG GTATCATTCTGAATCTGGTTGGCAAACTTTGCTAGAGATAATTGTTGAGCACTATGGACTTGAAGTTGATCAGTCTGCTATAACTATTTTTATCTGTCTGATCCCAGTTGTCATCGATGCATGCGTGAAACTTTGG CTGTTTAAATTCCTCCCACGTTTATCCCCAAGGGTGACAAATATATTTCGGGAAATGAAACGTCACTAG
- the LOC114407055 gene encoding chloroplast envelope membrane protein-like isoform X1: protein MILMSSSIVLCDNLILFNQKLFLKSFVSRGSSNFVIQLSSKTRRLNGFISKAEKHSGHSRKSSWWQKFFFEDDGNWLGLRDDDMVEAEAEAEGEGESTQELSEGDKFEAWKQRAEAIVELREAQEDGRNQAYRKWEDWLLDGDGTNGEDNTSSWEQEMRDYRENVRADSGDVPAEKGIVESARYLIFGREDDDMLYEDRVFQYASSNSAKFLAVLIIVPWAMDFLVHDYILMPFLDRYVKTVPLAAQMLDVRRYQKLQIIEELRTERGRFELEVEIGKSPPLSDDEVWWELRHKALELREEWRLENRRAFANIWSDTVYGISLFIILYFNKSKVALLKFTGYKIINNISDTGKAFLIILITDIFLGYHSESGWQTLLEIIVEHYGLEVDQSAITIFICLIPVVIDACVKLWLFKFLPRLSPRVTNIFREMKRH from the exons ATGATCTTGATGAGCTCTTCAATTGTTTTATGCGACAACTTAATCCTCTTTAATCAGAAGCTGTTTTTGAAGTCTTTCGTCTCGCGTGGTTCATCCAACTTTGTGATTCAGTTAAGCAGCAAAACGAGGCGTCTTAACGGGTTCATTTCAAAAGCGGAAAAGCATAGTGGCCATTCAAGGAAAAGCAGTTGGTGGCAGAAATTCTTTTTCGAAGATGATGGGAATTGGCTTGGTTTGAGAGACGATGATATGGTAGAGGCTGAGGCTGAGGCTGAGGGCGAGGGTGAGAGCACACAAGAGTTATCTGAGGGCGACAAGTTTGAGGCATGGAAGCAGAGAGCTGAAGCAATTGTGGAGCTAAGGGAAGCCCAAGAAGATGGGAGGAACCAAGCCTATAGGAAATGGGAAGACTGGCTTTTGGATGGGGATGGGACTAATGGGGAGGATAACACTTCTTCTTGGGAGCAGGAGATGAGGGACTATAGGGAGAATGTGCGAGCTGATTCCGGTGATGTTCCCGCGGAAAAGGGGATCGTAGAGTCCGCTAGGTATTTGATTTTCGGAAGGGAAGATGATGACATGCTTTATGAAGACCGTGTTTTCCAGTACGCCTCATCAAATTCG GCTAAATTTTTGGCAGTGTTGATTATTGTACCTTGGGCAATGGACTTTCTGGTTCATGACTATATACTTATGCCATTTTTAGACAG ATATGTGAAGACTGTACCACTTGCAGCACAAATGCTTGATGTGAGAAGATATCAAAAACTTCAAATAATTGAGGAATTAAGAACTGAGAGGGGACGATTTGAGCTTGAGGTTGAGATTGGTAAATCTCCACCTCTTTCTGATGATGAGGTTTGGTGGGAATTAAGGCATAAAGC ATTAGAGTTGAGAGAAGAGTGGAGACTGGAAAATCGCAGAGCATTTGCCAACATATGGTCAGATACAGTTTACGGgatctctttatttattattttatacttcaATAAGAGTAAA GTAGCTTTGCTCAAATTTACAGgttataaaattatcaataacatTTCAGATACTGGGAAGGCTTTTCTAATTATACTGATCACAGATATATTCTTAGG GTATCATTCTGAATCTGGTTGGCAAACTTTGCTAGAGATAATTGTTGAGCACTATGGACTTGAAGTTGATCAGTCTGCTATAACTATTTTTATCTGTCTGATCCCAGTTGTCATCGATGCATGCGTGAAACTTTGG CTGTTTAAATTCCTCCCACGTTTATCCCCAAGGGTGACAAATATATTTCGGGAAATGAAACGTCACTAG